Proteins encoded together in one Aminipila butyrica window:
- a CDS encoding AfsR/SARP family transcriptional regulator — translation MTELMVNMMGRVEFKYGEKNLEHKLSNKGIALISLLMLHMEKGVSRERLISFLWADSDEEAAKYNLRYNLWNIKKVIHADKSGHEFIVANKDYCQLNHDYDFESDLLKLMTFESRGADPSIEELYSCKQLFRGDFLEGIYLRNCDEFNEKIILERIVYQNKYVALLNAIAEKYEVYENFEECVTILNELVCIEPYNEKVVQRQMKAYIGLGKRSEAINCYKKFEAALRSDLNISPTQELKLLYNELLEKPQVIMKAFSRNGSLKRQKMEIEVQCIENIDYFCMADIVRKIILQGDRKYIFGLNKCYLDDLNFIQLEVGLGYEKLHSDKCCLYTSLPSVRIVDAFIKFILYINEIYVLHIRISGTEKMDQISRYIINYLKQLQAAELYIKES, via the coding sequence ATGACTGAACTGATGGTGAATATGATGGGAAGGGTAGAGTTTAAGTATGGTGAAAAAAATTTAGAACATAAACTGAGCAACAAGGGGATTGCGCTGATCAGCCTTTTGATGCTGCACATGGAAAAAGGGGTCAGCAGAGAAAGACTGATATCCTTTCTGTGGGCAGACAGCGATGAAGAAGCGGCAAAATATAACCTCCGTTACAACCTTTGGAATATAAAGAAAGTGATTCATGCAGATAAAAGCGGTCACGAATTTATTGTAGCCAATAAAGACTATTGCCAGTTGAACCATGATTATGATTTTGAATCCGATTTGCTAAAACTCATGACCTTTGAAAGCCGAGGTGCCGATCCATCAATCGAAGAACTGTATAGCTGCAAGCAGCTGTTCAGGGGAGACTTTCTGGAAGGCATCTATTTAAGAAATTGTGATGAATTTAATGAAAAAATTATTTTAGAGCGGATTGTTTATCAAAATAAATATGTGGCCTTATTAAATGCTATTGCTGAAAAATATGAGGTTTATGAAAATTTTGAGGAATGTGTCACGATTTTAAATGAATTAGTCTGTATTGAGCCTTACAATGAAAAAGTCGTTCAGCGGCAGATGAAGGCCTATATTGGATTGGGCAAACGAAGTGAAGCCATTAACTGCTATAAAAAGTTTGAGGCGGCCTTGCGCAGTGACTTGAATATTTCTCCTACTCAAGAGTTAAAGCTTTTATATAACGAGTTATTGGAAAAGCCCCAAGTCATTATGAAAGCTTTTTCGCGAAATGGCAGCCTAAAGAGGCAAAAAATGGAGATTGAGGTACAATGTATAGAAAATATAGATTATTTTTGTATGGCAGATATTGTCCGAAAGATCATCCTACAGGGGGATAGAAAGTACATATTTGGACTGAATAAATGCTATCTCGACGACTTGAATTTTATTCAGCTAGAAGTTGGACTTGGTTATGAAAAGCTCCATTCCGATAAGTGCTGCCTGTATACTTCTCTGCCCAGCGTGAGGATTGTAGATGCTTTTATTAAGTTTATCCTGTACATAAATGAAATCTATGTTCTTCATATAAGGATTAGCGGTACGGAGAAAATGGATCAGATTTCACGTTATATTATAAATTACCTGAAACAGCTGCAAGCAGCAGAGCTGTACATAAAAGAATCTTGA
- a CDS encoding single-stranded DNA-binding protein: MENVQLQGTVLDENRCETNKALLQGTVLTDLQFSHKSYGESFYWFEMGIGRKSGYRDEIKVVVSERLIWDISFSIGCRIRVEGQVRTYNEECEGRSKLNIVVFARGISRLETEEEEDQDENNIYLDGFLCKTPIRRTSPLGRELCDIMLAVNRMYNKSDYIPCIAWGRNATYAGGLEVGTKLAIIGRIQSREYKKRDGDGNILSRIAYEVSILKIEE; this comes from the coding sequence ATGGAGAATGTTCAGCTTCAAGGTACGGTATTAGATGAAAACAGATGTGAGACCAATAAAGCGCTACTTCAAGGGACCGTGTTGACAGACTTGCAGTTCAGCCACAAATCCTACGGAGAGAGTTTCTACTGGTTTGAGATGGGTATTGGCAGAAAAAGCGGCTATCGGGATGAAATCAAAGTAGTGGTTTCAGAGCGGCTAATCTGGGATATCAGTTTCAGCATTGGCTGCCGAATCCGAGTAGAAGGCCAGGTACGCACTTATAACGAAGAGTGTGAGGGAAGGAGTAAGCTGAACATTGTAGTTTTCGCCAGAGGCATTAGCCGACTGGAGACTGAGGAGGAAGAGGATCAGGACGAAAACAACATTTATTTGGACGGATTTTTGTGCAAGACACCTATCCGCCGGACATCACCTTTAGGACGGGAACTCTGTGACATCATGCTAGCCGTCAATCGGATGTATAACAAGTCCGACTACATACCTTGCATCGCTTGGGGACGGAACGCTACCTATGCCGGTGGGCTAGAAGTTGGCACGAAGCTGGCCATCATCGGGCGGATTCAGAGCCGGGAATACAAGAAGCGAGACGGAGACGGCAATATTCTCAGCCGCATTGCTTACGAAGTGTCAATTTTAAAGATCGAGGAATAG
- the plsX gene encoding phosphate acyltransferase PlsX, with the protein MKIILDGMGGDHAPLEIVKGAVDAAKEITHTIVIIGDEKKIAAELKKYKYDKKQILIEHASDVIDNCDAPVKAVRTKKESSLVKGITMVKEGKGDLFISAGNSGALMAGGLFILGRIQGIDRPAMASIYPILGGQPSLLVDAGANSECKPDNLLEFATMGSIYMEKVLGRKNPTVGLVNIGAEETKGTTVTRAAHELLIKSRLNFIGNVEAREVPFGASDVVVCDGFVGNVILKLTEGMALSLLKQLKIKLTSGLIAKVGSALLYDKFKGLKSEFDYSEYGGAPILGVKGPIVKMHGSSNANAVKNTILKGIPYAEQNVVQTILDSVLELEEIKISE; encoded by the coding sequence ATGAAGATCATATTGGACGGAATGGGCGGCGACCACGCCCCTTTGGAAATTGTCAAGGGTGCGGTGGACGCTGCCAAGGAAATTACCCATACCATCGTAATCATAGGAGATGAAAAAAAGATCGCGGCAGAGCTGAAAAAATATAAGTATGATAAAAAGCAAATTCTCATCGAGCATGCCAGCGATGTAATCGACAACTGCGATGCCCCAGTAAAGGCCGTGCGGACAAAAAAAGAATCCTCCTTGGTGAAGGGAATCACTATGGTTAAAGAAGGCAAGGGTGACCTGTTCATATCTGCGGGCAATTCTGGAGCCCTGATGGCAGGAGGCCTGTTTATTCTGGGCAGAATACAGGGCATCGACCGGCCCGCTATGGCCAGTATATACCCAATCTTGGGTGGACAACCCTCCCTGCTGGTAGATGCGGGGGCGAATTCGGAATGTAAGCCGGACAACCTGTTGGAGTTTGCTACCATGGGCAGCATTTACATGGAAAAGGTGCTGGGCCGTAAGAATCCCACGGTTGGTTTGGTCAATATCGGTGCAGAAGAGACAAAAGGCACGACTGTTACCCGGGCCGCTCATGAACTGCTGATTAAGAGCCGACTAAACTTTATCGGCAATGTAGAGGCCAGAGAGGTTCCTTTTGGTGCCAGCGATGTAGTTGTCTGTGATGGATTTGTGGGCAACGTGATTTTAAAGCTGACAGAAGGCATGGCTCTGTCGCTTTTAAAACAGCTGAAGATAAAGCTGACGTCCGGATTAATCGCCAAGGTGGGTTCTGCTTTGCTTTACGATAAGTTCAAAGGGCTAAAAAGCGAATTTGACTACTCCGAGTATGGCGGTGCGCCCATTTTAGGTGTTAAGGGGCCTATCGTGAAGATGCACGGATCTTCCAATGCTAATGCCGTTAAGAATACTATTTTAAAGGGAATTCCTTACGCTGAGCAGAATGTGGTTCAGACCATACTGGATTCTGTATTGGAACTTGAGGAGATAAAAATCAGTGAATAA
- the rnc gene encoding ribonuclease III, translating into MDFQKNIAYQFQEGDYLEKALTHSSFVKEKEQRCGKDNERLEFLGDAVFDVIISEALYKLLTSDSEGRLTKLRASVVCEKSLAKQARRLELGKFLRMGRGEENMGGRERDSILADAMEAVIAAIFLDGGFEAAKAFVLQTFQETIENAVSGKLSRDYKTELQELLQTNGDIRIHYRVDKQEGPDHDKTFYVSLFVEGKTLGNGVGKSKKEAEQNAARYALESRGDKCILKG; encoded by the coding sequence ATGGACTTTCAAAAAAATATAGCGTACCAGTTTCAAGAGGGGGACTACTTGGAAAAAGCTCTGACCCATAGTTCTTTTGTCAAGGAAAAGGAACAGCGGTGCGGAAAGGATAATGAGCGGCTGGAATTTTTAGGGGATGCGGTTTTCGATGTGATTATCAGTGAAGCGTTGTACAAGCTGCTGACCAGCGACAGCGAAGGGCGGTTGACCAAGCTGCGGGCTTCCGTCGTCTGCGAAAAATCCTTAGCTAAGCAGGCCAGACGGCTGGAATTGGGTAAATTTCTGCGAATGGGCAGAGGGGAAGAAAACATGGGCGGCAGAGAGCGGGACTCCATTCTGGCAGATGCTATGGAAGCTGTCATTGCCGCTATTTTTTTAGACGGCGGCTTTGAAGCTGCCAAGGCGTTTGTTCTGCAGACCTTTCAGGAGACGATTGAAAACGCCGTTTCTGGAAAACTCTCCCGGGACTATAAGACAGAGTTACAGGAACTCTTGCAGACCAACGGAGACATTCGTATTCATTACCGCGTGGACAAGCAGGAGGGGCCCGATCACGACAAGACCTTTTACGTATCCCTTTTCGTCGAGGGGAAAACCTTGGGCAACGGTGTGGGGAAGAGTAAGAAAGAGGCGGAGCAGAACGCTGCTCGCTATGCTTTAGAAAGCAGGGGGGATAAATGTATTTTAAAAGGATAG
- the smc gene encoding chromosome segregation protein SMC, with translation MYFKRIDMHGFKSFAEPVSIEFNHGITCIVGPNGSGKSNISDALRWVLGEQSPKTLRGGKMEDVIFAGTASRKSRGMAEVVLVIDNSTGILPIDYSEVAITRRVFRSGESEYYINNNPCRLKDIRELIMDTGIGVDGYSLIGQGKIADIVSNKPESRREIFEEAAGIVKYRSKKAEAERKLDATSGNLDRVDDIVGEIEGRIGGLEEDSRKAKEYLELRDSYKELEINITLKNIENLELKNEYLKDDITQLTSRIEDLKEERIRLDRDLSDSQTKSQELERLHNEARDKLIRSMEEINLLVNEGKLKEEKRASMEKEEARLKDELASLAQKLEKEQSNLEELSQTKGEMDRRMAQLDQQLAEKTDTYARLIADQAAMAAQIDRGKDNLFQLHGNMSEKKSEIHSLESLKSALDRRKGQLLSEQDSADDQNDGMLEIQREALQERDQLKDRLVQLRAEGAALKQAHQADRQREQELTRKTEDFRLSMGQLSARKKTIEEMESNYEGYNSAVKYVMKNGFSGVHGVVADLIQVPPGFEIAVETALGAAMQNIVCQSDQDAQAIIRSLKENKAGRLTLLPLQSIRSSTPSADNRLRQASGFLGLGTECIEFDDKYRKVMEYLLGRVAVVDDLANAVKLSKQASGGLRFVTLEGDVINSGGAITGGTYRNNTANLLERKGEVTALQEKLDKTDAERKRLLAELADIKQRITTDSQRLQKLEKEYRDGEMELLSAENRISVFEGNLRNLEEGGSKRQRELESIHSEEASADEMIAKLSQELQQGEARLKEQEAAIEEQVAALEQFRQQVETGSESITKARIEATACEREKASVDSLVERIQLSMEEVRREQTGRQAALEKLLEERELLLHGSSDGVSLKEKEEARASLEEYIEELTQERSQLNRALSEKTASRNSLEETISACQSQKYELDIKEAKNETQLDSYKNKLWDEFEVSYLQAIDFKKKEFNMNEAVKISREVKTRIKALGEVNVGSIKEYETVRERYEFLSEQRADILRAMDSLKQIIEDMDKTIRSRFKESFDLIVENFEAVFQELFGGGQAMLRLEDETKPLDCGIEIIAQPPGKKLQNLNLMSGGEKTMTAIALMFAVLKAKPTPFCILDEVEAALDDANIERFAGYLKHFNNIQFALVTHQKATMEHADVLYGVTMPEQGISRVLSLKLGDRIDLEEEAKAI, from the coding sequence ATGTATTTTAAAAGGATAGATATGCATGGCTTTAAGTCCTTTGCCGAACCGGTTTCCATCGAGTTCAACCATGGGATTACTTGCATAGTGGGCCCCAACGGCAGTGGCAAGAGCAATATCAGCGACGCTCTGCGCTGGGTATTGGGCGAGCAGAGTCCGAAGACCCTGAGGGGGGGGAAGATGGAAGACGTGATTTTCGCTGGAACAGCCAGTCGTAAATCTCGAGGGATGGCTGAAGTCGTGTTGGTCATCGATAATTCCACTGGTATTCTGCCGATTGACTATAGTGAAGTTGCCATCACCAGAAGAGTTTTCCGCTCCGGAGAGAGTGAATATTATATCAACAATAACCCCTGTCGGCTGAAGGACATTCGGGAGCTGATTATGGATACAGGCATCGGCGTAGATGGCTATTCCCTCATCGGGCAGGGTAAGATTGCTGATATCGTCAGCAATAAGCCGGAAAGCCGCCGGGAAATTTTCGAGGAAGCTGCCGGTATTGTCAAATACCGGAGTAAAAAGGCTGAAGCAGAGCGAAAACTGGACGCCACCAGTGGAAATTTAGATCGGGTTGACGACATCGTAGGGGAAATCGAAGGCCGTATCGGCGGGTTGGAAGAAGACAGCCGGAAGGCCAAGGAATATCTGGAACTGCGGGATTCTTACAAAGAACTGGAAATTAATATTACCTTAAAGAACATAGAAAACTTAGAGCTGAAAAACGAATATTTGAAAGATGACATTACTCAGCTTACCAGCCGCATAGAAGACTTAAAAGAAGAACGGATTCGTCTGGATAGGGATTTGTCAGACAGTCAGACCAAAAGTCAAGAGTTGGAGCGTCTCCACAATGAGGCCAGAGATAAACTGATTCGCAGCATGGAAGAAATTAACCTGTTGGTCAACGAAGGCAAGTTGAAAGAGGAAAAACGAGCCTCCATGGAAAAGGAGGAAGCTCGACTGAAAGATGAATTGGCGTCTTTGGCACAGAAGCTGGAAAAGGAACAGAGTAACCTGGAGGAACTGAGCCAGACTAAAGGGGAGATGGACCGCAGAATGGCCCAATTAGATCAGCAGCTGGCAGAAAAGACGGATACATATGCCCGGCTAATCGCTGATCAGGCAGCCATGGCTGCTCAGATTGACAGAGGTAAAGATAACTTATTTCAGCTTCACGGGAATATGAGTGAAAAGAAAAGCGAAATTCACAGTTTGGAGAGTTTGAAAAGCGCTTTAGATCGTCGAAAGGGGCAGTTGCTGTCAGAGCAGGATTCAGCAGATGATCAAAACGACGGCATGTTGGAGATTCAGCGGGAAGCCCTCCAGGAAAGAGATCAGCTGAAAGACAGACTAGTTCAGTTGAGAGCCGAAGGAGCAGCCTTGAAGCAAGCCCATCAAGCGGATCGGCAGAGAGAGCAAGAGCTGACCAGAAAGACGGAAGATTTTCGCCTTTCTATGGGTCAGCTTTCCGCCCGTAAGAAGACCATTGAAGAAATGGAGAGTAATTATGAGGGGTACAACTCTGCTGTAAAGTACGTAATGAAAAACGGATTTTCAGGAGTTCATGGGGTGGTGGCAGATTTAATTCAGGTGCCACCAGGATTTGAGATTGCGGTGGAGACTGCCCTGGGAGCAGCCATGCAGAACATTGTTTGCCAATCGGATCAGGATGCGCAAGCGATTATTCGTTCTCTGAAAGAGAACAAGGCCGGCCGGCTGACCCTGTTGCCGCTCCAGTCCATCCGCAGCAGCACACCCAGTGCAGACAACCGCTTGCGTCAGGCCAGCGGCTTTTTAGGCCTGGGAACAGAGTGTATCGAATTTGACGATAAATATAGAAAAGTAATGGAATACCTGCTGGGTCGGGTAGCCGTAGTAGATGATTTGGCCAATGCCGTTAAATTGTCTAAGCAGGCTTCCGGAGGACTGCGGTTTGTGACACTAGAGGGAGACGTCATCAATTCTGGGGGAGCCATCACCGGAGGTACGTATCGGAATAACACCGCTAATCTGCTGGAGCGGAAAGGTGAAGTGACGGCCTTGCAGGAAAAGCTGGACAAGACCGATGCAGAGAGGAAGCGGCTGCTGGCAGAGCTGGCAGACATCAAGCAGCGTATAACCACAGATAGTCAACGACTTCAAAAACTGGAGAAGGAATATCGGGATGGAGAAATGGAACTGCTGTCAGCAGAAAACCGTATCTCCGTCTTTGAGGGAAATCTGCGAAATTTAGAAGAAGGGGGCAGTAAGCGGCAGCGGGAGCTGGAGAGTATCCACAGTGAAGAAGCCTCTGCCGACGAGATGATTGCTAAGCTTAGTCAGGAGCTTCAACAAGGAGAGGCCCGGCTGAAGGAGCAGGAGGCTGCTATCGAAGAGCAGGTGGCTGCTTTGGAACAATTCCGTCAGCAAGTGGAGACTGGCAGTGAGAGCATTACCAAGGCCCGAATTGAAGCCACTGCCTGTGAACGAGAGAAAGCCAGTGTGGATTCGCTGGTGGAGCGGATTCAGCTGTCCATGGAAGAGGTTCGACGGGAACAGACCGGCAGACAGGCGGCCTTAGAAAAATTGTTGGAAGAAAGGGAACTTTTGCTCCACGGAAGCAGCGATGGAGTTTCGCTAAAAGAGAAGGAAGAAGCAAGAGCTTCGCTGGAAGAATATATTGAAGAGCTGACACAGGAGCGGTCTCAACTGAACCGAGCACTCAGTGAAAAGACGGCGAGTCGGAATTCTCTGGAGGAGACGATCAGTGCCTGCCAGTCTCAGAAATATGAGTTGGATATCAAAGAGGCCAAGAACGAGACACAGTTGGATTCTTATAAGAATAAACTGTGGGATGAGTTTGAGGTTTCTTATTTACAGGCTATTGACTTTAAGAAAAAAGAATTTAACATGAACGAGGCTGTAAAAATCAGCCGGGAGGTAAAGACCCGGATTAAGGCTCTCGGCGAGGTGAATGTCGGTTCCATCAAGGAATACGAGACCGTTCGGGAACGGTATGAATTCCTTTCCGAACAGCGGGCAGACATTCTCCGAGCGATGGATTCCTTGAAACAGATTATTGAGGATATGGATAAGACCATCCGCAGCCGATTCAAGGAAAGCTTTGATTTGATTGTGGAAAACTTCGAGGCGGTATTCCAGGAACTCTTTGGGGGAGGACAGGCCATGCTCCGGCTGGAAGATGAAACCAAGCCTTTAGACTGTGGCATTGAGATTATTGCCCAGCCTCCTGGCAAGAAGTTACAAAACCTAAACCTGATGTCCGGCGGGGAGAAGACGATGACAGCCATCGCCCTGATGTTTGCTGTGCTGAAGGCAAAACCGACCCCTTTCTGTATTCTGGACGAAGTGGAAGCGGCCTTGGACGATGCTAATATTGAGCGATTTGCCGGCTATTTAAAACACTTCAACAACATCCAGTTCGCACTGGTCACCCACCAGAAAGCCACCATGGAGCATGCCGATGTGCTTTACGGAGTGACCATGCCGGAACAAGGGATTTCCAGAGTTTTGTCGTTAAAGCTAGGAGACAGAATCGATCTGGAGGAAGAAGCGAAAGCTATATAA
- the ftsY gene encoding signal recognition particle-docking protein FtsY, which translates to MLFDKPKKSFFGKLSEKISEVFLGRTVDEELLEELEEVLITSDIGMETTMKIIGQLREDVRKQGLTTEQQVKDRIAAIVEGLVDKGDQHQICGATPLVILMIGVNGGGKTTSIGKLANRFRQEGKTVLLAAADTFRAAAGEQLELWGQRSGVNVISHHEGADPSAVIFDAIQSAKAKKTDVLICDTAGRIQTKKNLMVELEKMNKVVSREYPEAARETLLVLDATTGKNAVSQAREFGEITDITGIVLTKLDGTAKGGIVITIADEFDLPVKFIGVGEGMDDLKAFNPAEFAGGLFNE; encoded by the coding sequence ATGCTATTTGATAAACCCAAAAAGTCATTTTTCGGGAAATTGTCTGAAAAAATTTCAGAGGTATTCCTGGGCCGGACGGTGGATGAAGAACTGCTGGAGGAGTTGGAAGAAGTATTAATCACTTCCGACATTGGCATGGAAACCACCATGAAAATCATCGGCCAGCTTCGGGAGGACGTGCGCAAGCAAGGTCTGACCACGGAGCAGCAGGTGAAAGACCGTATCGCGGCCATTGTGGAGGGCCTTGTAGATAAAGGCGACCAGCACCAGATTTGTGGGGCTACACCGCTGGTCATCTTAATGATTGGTGTCAACGGCGGAGGCAAGACGACCTCCATCGGCAAGCTGGCCAACCGTTTCCGCCAAGAGGGTAAGACGGTGCTGCTGGCAGCAGCGGATACCTTCCGGGCAGCTGCGGGAGAACAGTTGGAACTGTGGGGGCAGCGATCCGGCGTGAACGTCATCAGTCACCACGAGGGAGCGGACCCTTCGGCAGTCATCTTTGATGCCATTCAGTCCGCCAAGGCTAAAAAGACGGACGTCCTGATTTGCGACACCGCAGGACGTATTCAGACCAAGAAAAACCTGATGGTAGAACTGGAAAAGATGAATAAGGTTGTCAGCCGGGAATATCCGGAGGCAGCCAGAGAGACTTTACTGGTGCTAGATGCCACCACAGGAAAGAACGCCGTATCTCAAGCCAGAGAATTCGGTGAAATTACAGATATTACGGGAATTGTGCTGACGAAGCTGGATGGAACAGCAAAAGGCGGCATTGTTATAACCATAGCGGATGAATTCGACCTGCCGGTGAAGTTCATCGGGGTAGGAGAAGGCATGGATGACCTGAAAGCATTTAATCCGGCGGAATTTGCAGGAGGATTGTTCAATGAGTAA
- the der gene encoding ribosome biogenesis GTPase Der, with translation MSKPLVAVVGRPNVGKSTFFNRVVGRRVSIVEDTPGVTRDRIYAEAEWCGTHFALIDTGGIEPNTSDVILSQMREQAEIAMETSDIILFMVDGKDGLTHADTEVAGMLRRTGKPVLVVANKIDNPQNLPEHFYDFYELGLGEVFAISSANMLGLGEVLDCIVENFPEGDLTDDEDITKIAVIGKPNVGKSSIINKLVGENRVIVSSIAGTTRDSIDTPFEWDGEEFILIDTAGIRRKSKVTENIERYSVIRAVAAIERCDVCMLMIDAVEGITEQDKKIAGVAHEAGKGIMVVVNKWDLIEKETNTMKNYEKEIIQELPFMSYAPAVFISVLTGQRVNNVMAMAKTIAETRAMRVPTGQLNSLIADATMLQPPPSDKGKHLKIYYATQVGVKPPLFSFQINKRDLMHFSYARYLENRIRDSYGFKGTSLKFVFREKGEKEE, from the coding sequence ATGAGTAAACCGTTAGTGGCCGTGGTGGGTAGGCCAAATGTAGGAAAGTCCACATTTTTTAACCGCGTAGTAGGCCGTCGGGTCTCCATCGTAGAGGATACACCAGGAGTGACCAGAGACCGAATTTATGCAGAAGCGGAATGGTGCGGCACGCACTTTGCCCTTATTGATACAGGCGGTATTGAGCCCAATACCAGCGATGTGATTTTATCTCAGATGCGGGAACAGGCGGAAATCGCCATGGAAACCTCCGACATTATTCTCTTCATGGTAGATGGTAAGGATGGATTGACTCATGCGGACACAGAGGTAGCCGGCATGCTCCGGCGGACGGGAAAACCGGTACTGGTCGTGGCGAACAAGATTGATAATCCGCAGAATCTGCCAGAGCACTTCTATGACTTTTATGAGTTGGGTTTGGGAGAGGTATTTGCTATCTCTTCGGCTAACATGCTGGGCCTGGGAGAAGTACTGGATTGCATCGTAGAGAACTTCCCGGAAGGGGACCTTACTGACGACGAAGATATCACCAAAATTGCGGTGATCGGTAAGCCTAACGTAGGTAAATCCTCCATCATCAATAAGCTGGTGGGTGAAAACCGCGTTATCGTCTCCAGCATTGCTGGTACGACCAGAGACTCCATCGACACACCTTTTGAGTGGGATGGAGAGGAATTTATTTTAATTGATACGGCGGGAATTCGTCGAAAAAGCAAGGTTACAGAAAATATTGAACGGTACAGCGTCATCCGGGCGGTGGCAGCCATTGAACGGTGCGACGTCTGCATGCTGATGATTGATGCCGTAGAAGGCATTACCGAGCAGGATAAGAAAATTGCTGGCGTGGCTCACGAAGCGGGCAAAGGCATCATGGTCGTGGTCAATAAATGGGACCTGATTGAAAAGGAGACCAACACCATGAAGAACTATGAAAAGGAAATTATCCAGGAGCTGCCATTTATGAGTTATGCGCCTGCAGTATTTATTTCGGTGCTGACAGGCCAGCGGGTAAACAACGTGATGGCTATGGCTAAGACCATTGCCGAGACTAGAGCTATGCGGGTTCCTACGGGTCAGCTGAACAGTCTTATTGCGGATGCTACGATGCTTCAGCCGCCTCCATCGGACAAGGGCAAGCACTTAAAGATTTATTATGCTACTCAGGTAGGCGTAAAGCCTCCGCTGTTCTCCTTCCAGATTAACAAGCGAGACTTGATGCACTTTTCTTATGCCAGATATCTGGAGAATAGGATACGGGATTCCTACGGATTTAAGGGTACATCTTTAAAGTTTGTATTCCGGGAGAAGGGTGAAAAAGAAGAATAA
- the plsY gene encoding glycerol-3-phosphate 1-O-acyltransferase PlsY, whose translation MFTSNEGMAIAILGVGAVIAYFMGNISPAILIGRLYGVDIKSEGSGNAGTTNVLRVLGKKAAAATLLIDVLKGVFAVLLGKLAAAYFLEPKLGPYMVMVCGLAVFCGHIWPMAFGFKGGKGVATAFGVLMAVSPLLGLAELAIVVVVVAVSRFVSLGSVVAAVAFPLIVNYYDPTYLGWGLLMALIVLYKHNVNISRLVKGEESKISFKK comes from the coding sequence ATGTTTACTTCAAATGAAGGAATGGCCATCGCCATCCTGGGCGTAGGGGCGGTCATCGCCTATTTTATGGGGAATATTTCGCCGGCGATTCTCATCGGTAGACTTTACGGCGTTGACATCAAGTCAGAAGGCAGCGGCAACGCGGGTACGACCAACGTGCTCCGGGTTTTGGGCAAGAAAGCTGCCGCAGCTACGCTGCTCATCGATGTGCTCAAGGGCGTTTTTGCAGTGCTTTTAGGTAAGCTGGCAGCCGCCTACTTTTTAGAGCCGAAGTTAGGGCCTTATATGGTCATGGTCTGCGGACTGGCCGTGTTCTGCGGTCACATATGGCCCATGGCCTTTGGATTTAAAGGGGGAAAAGGCGTAGCTACCGCCTTCGGTGTGCTGATGGCGGTGTCTCCCCTCTTAGGATTGGCAGAGCTGGCCATTGTAGTGGTGGTGGTAGCTGTCAGTCGTTTTGTTTCTTTAGGCTCTGTCGTAGCCGCTGTCGCATTTCCTTTGATTGTAAATTATTATGACCCCACTTATTTAGGCTGGGGTTTGCTTATGGCACTGATTGTGCTTTATAAGCATAACGTCAATATTTCTCGACTGGTCAAGGGAGAAGAATCAAAAATCAGTTTTAAAAAGTAG